Proteins from a genomic interval of Musa acuminata AAA Group cultivar baxijiao chromosome BXJ1-9, Cavendish_Baxijiao_AAA, whole genome shotgun sequence:
- the LOC103996971 gene encoding receptor-like protein kinase FERONIA — translation MRNRFGSASLLLFLAMAPILVAADNSTYVPRDHILLNCGASGQAIDTDSQTWTGDAGSKYGPSLNAVGFTAPQQDSSVPEVPYLTARVFTSPYTYSFPVGPGRKYVRLHFYPSNYSNHVASDAFFSVTSDTHTLLSNFSAYLTADSLNYAYLAREFSVNVSTGGLNLTFSPSTTHPNAFAFINGIEIVSIPDIFSSASPMLVMGGSSLPYTIDQDWALETVYRLNVGGQSLSPTQDSGLFRSWNDDSPYIYGSSFGVTYSNDPNVTISYTDNVPNYIAPVDVYSTARSMGPNANVNLNYNLTWILTVDAGFYYLVRFHFCEIQYPITKLNQRVFDIYINNQTAQEEADVIGWSTGIGIPVFKDYVVVTTGSGQMELWIALHPDTKLKPQFYDAILNGLEIFKLQNSNASLAGLNPPPRPDPEVDASKIFDGQSTKSKSRTAAIAGGVVGGFALLLVGFCLIRICRRQKKKGKDAGSSDGPSGWLPLSLYGNSHSSASAKSNTSGSYASSLPTNLCRHFSFAEIKAATKGFDESLLLGVGGFGKVYHGEIDGGTKVAIKRGNPMSEQGVHEFQTEIEMLSKLRHRHLVSLIGYCEENCEMILVYDYMAHGTLREHLYKTQKPPLTWRQRLDICIGAARGLHYLHTGAKYTIIHRDVKTTNILLDEKWVSKVSDFGLSKTGPTLDHTHVSTVVKGSFGYLDPEYFRRQQLTEKSDVYSFGVVLFEVLCARPALNPTLPKEQVSLAEWAAHCQKKGILDQIIDPYLKGKIAPQCLKKFAETAEKCVADVGTERPSMGDVLWNLEFALQLQESAEESGSISTGISDEAATLMIFGKKVPDDPSMESSTTTTTTTSISIGGRSVASEDSDGLTPSAVFSQIMNPKGR, via the coding sequence ATGAGGAACCGTTTCGGGTCGGCTTCCTTGCTCCTGTTCTTGGCGATGGCCCCGATCTTGGTCGCCGCCGATAACTCCACCTATGTCCCTCGGGACCACATCCTCCTCAACTGTGGCGCTTCAGGGCAGGCCATTGATACCGACTCCCAAACTTGGACCGGCGACGCTGGATCTAAGTACGGCCCTTCTCTGAATGCCGTCGGCTTCACAGCTCCCCAGCAAGACTCGTCGGTCCCGGAAGTCCCGTACTTGACGGCCCGGGTCTTCACCTCCCCGTACACCTACTCCTTCCCTGTCGGCCCGGGCCGCAAGTATGTCCGCCTCCACTTCTACCCTTCCAATTATTCCAACCATGTTGCATCGGATGCATTCTTCTCCGTCACTTCCGACACACACACCCTTCTCAGTAACTTCAGCGCCTATCTCACTGCCGATTCACTCAACTATGCCTACCTCGCCCGCGAGTTCTCGGTTAATGTCTCTACCGGTGGCCTCAACCTCACTTTTAGCCCATCGACCACCCATCCCAATGCTTTTGCTTTTATCAATGGTATCGAGATCGTGTCGATTCCGGACATCTTTAGCTCTGCAAGCCCTATGCTCGTCATGGGTGGAAGTTCCCTGCCCTATACAATTGACCAGGACTGGGCTCTAGAGACAGTGTATCGGCTCAATGTGGGTGGGCAGTCCCTTTCCCCTACCCAGGACTCTGGCTTGTTCCGCTCTTGGAATGATGATTCACCATACATCTATGGGTCTTCTTTCGGTGTGACCTACTCCAACGATCCGAATGTCACCATCTCATACACGGATAATGTTCCAAACTATATTGCACCGGTGGATGTCTACTCAACTGCACGATCAATGGGGCCAAATGCAAATGTCAACCTGAATTATAATCTCACATGGATTCTCACAGTGGATGCTGGCTTTTACTATCTCGTAAGGTTCCATTTCTGCGAGATCCAGTATCCGATAACCAAGTTAAACCAAAGAGTCTTTGATATCTACATCAACAACCAGACTGCACAGGAAGAGGCTGATGTAATCGGGTGGAGCACTGGAATAGGTATACCTGTTTTTAAGGACTATGTCGTGGTCACAACAGGAAGCGGACAGATGGAGCTATGGATTGCACTCCACCCAGATACCAAACTCAAACCACAGTTTTATGATGCTATCTTGAATGGGCTTGAGATCTTTAAGTTGCAAAACAGCAATGCAAGTCTTGCAGGACTTAATCCACCACCAAGGCCTGATCCAGAGGTGGATGCTAGCAAGATTTTTGATGGGCAATCCACGAAATCCAAGAGTAGAACTGCGGCAATTGCTGGCGGGGTTGTTGGAGGGTTTGCACTCTTGCTTGTTGGTTTCTGTCTTATCAGGATCTGCAGGCGCcaaaagaagaaaggaaaggaTGCTGGTAGCAGTGATGGGCCTTCTGGTTGGCTTCCTCTCTCCTTGTATGGAAATTCTCATTCATCTGCATCAGCTAAATCAAACACTAGTGGGAGCTATGCCTCATCACTCCCCACAAACCTTTGCCGCCACTTCTCATTTGCTGAAATAAAGGCTGCCACAAAAGGTTTTGATGAGTCTCTCCTCCTTGGTGTTGGTGGATTTGGAAAGGTTTACCATGGGGAGATAGATGGTGGGACAAAGGTAGCCATCAAGCGTGGTAATCCGATGTCCGAGCAAGGTGTTCATGAATTTCAGACTGAGATTGAGATGCTTTCCAAGCTTCGCCACAGGCACCTTGTCTCTTTGATTGGTTACTGTGAGGAGAACTGTGAGATGATCCTGGTGTACGACTACATGGCCCATGGGACCCTCCGTGAGCATCTATACAAGACTCAAAAGCCGCCCCTCACCTGGAGGCAGCGACTCGATATCTGCATTGGGGCAGCTCGCGGACTGCACTACCTCCATACTGGTGCCAAGTACACCATCATCCACCGAGATGTGAAGACCACAAACATTCTGTTAGATGAGAAATGGGTCTCAAAGGTTTCAGATTTTGGTCTTTCCAAGACTGGTCCGACACTGGATCACACTCATGTCAGCACAGTGGTGAAGGGAAGCTTTGGATATCTTGACCCAGAATACTTCCGGAGGCAGCAGCTTACCGAGAAATCTGATGTATACTCGTTCGGGGTTGTGTTGTTTGAGGTCCTGTGCGCTCGGCCAGCTCTAAACCCTACACTTCCGAAGGAACAAGTCAGCTTGGCTGAGTGGGCAGCACACTGCCAGAAGAAGGGAATACTAGATCAGATCATTGATCCCTACTTAAAGGGTAAGATTGCTCCGCAGTGCCTAAAGAAGTTTGCTGAGACTGCCGAGAAGTGTGTGGCAGATGTTGGGACCGAACGACCATCAATGGGTGATGTGCTGTGGAACCTCGAGTTTGCCCTCCAGCTGCAGGAGAGTGCCGAGGAGAGTGGCAGCATCAGTACTGGTATCTCAGACGAGGCagcaacacttatgatattcggaAAGAAAGTTCCTGATGACCCATCTATGGAATCAAGCACCACAACAACCACAACCACCTCGATAAGCATTGGAGGGCGGAGTGTAGCTAGCGAGGACTCGGATGGGTTGACCCCCAGTGCTGTGTTTTCACAGATCATGAACCCAAAAGGTCGGTGA